From a region of the Malania oleifera isolate guangnan ecotype guangnan chromosome 12, ASM2987363v1, whole genome shotgun sequence genome:
- the LOC131143796 gene encoding kinesin-like protein KIN-14Q, with protein MEDHQWHDPLLITDVSWQEQSSGCMIIPFPRDNPLVPDFSLSDRLSDNLNPFQEAGVSPSSPSSRISTMAEPGHCHPDANQGGSMLGFSLTSPDLVVVAGLPDTPRDSYGVSDDFLKNRYPKNMENSAELSFEEGINGSALWPALKEDMFLDASFELLPPPQTEEKTESSCPVLSINVGSMDRAVESSGVNYIEDTCFIGGDTVRTDAIIGEGECFPLYQTARFGSFSYKFLSLESGNYLLDLHFAEIVFTDGPRGMRVFDVYVQEKKALSSLDIYARVGANSPLVISDLKTSVDGDEGLYIRFEGLMGSPIVCGISVRKDCHASFRGGESLEFMGMSQMQECNSPEDTGDCKEEGETQKLQRDYELQKKLLTEAKRDLKELRQENELKNRECKEAWNSLKELQNELMRKSMHVGSLAFAIEGQVKEKGKWFSSLRDLKRKLKILKMEQNNLSDEALACRSFLADMNEINSIILSKMNQQVDQYEDLKFKFMEGAQEQKKLYNKVLELKGNIRVFCRCRPLNTEEIAAGASMTIDFESSKDGELTVKSNGTSKKTFKFDAVFSPQADQVDVFKDTAPFATSVLDGYNACIFAYGQTGTGKTFTMEGTDEARGVNFRTLAELFRIIKERENIFRYDISVSVLEVYNEQIRDLLVSNTQPGVAAKRLEIRQVGEGIHHVPGLAEAHVNNMSEVWEVLQTGSNARAVGSTNANEYSSRSHCIHCVMVKGVNLLNGECTRSKLWLIDLAGSERVAKIEVQGERLKETQNINRSLSALGDVISALATKSPHIPFRNSKLTHLLQDSLGGDSKTLMFVQISPNECDLNETLCSLNFASRVRGIELGPAKKQLDSAELLKYKQMAEKSKLDIRSKELQIKKMEETVYGLDLKMKEKDLKNKSLQEKVRELESQLLVERKLARQHVDSKVIEQLQPKHQLKQEQEEQNTAAMRPPLVIRPFGSHKNFNESANTAPSKDQTNRTRPLAENISCKPSIPLPPIDSFVKYKDPMEKENNPQMAEHPPLPKTTGRASICTTDRQVLVSRPAPRRNSLIPLPNAPSSALFLPPSVSLPPFEANGKEDTDSSEVSCFPEQTPADSPKGLKSGGKKLNSVLRRSLQKKIQLKSPMQLHARKGGVNVAMERVRVSIGSKGRVAHRILLGNARRVGTKETQQHQNRKEKERGWNIGTTGKTVI; from the exons ATGGAAGACCATCAATGGCACGACCCGCTTCTCATCACGGATGTTTCTTGGCAAGAACAGAGCTCCGGCTGTATGATCATACCTTTTCCCAGAGACAATCCACTTGTTCCTGATTTCTCATTGAGCGATCGTTTATCTGATAATTTGAACCCCTTCCAAGAGGCAGGCGTTTCCCCTTCTTCACCGAGCTCGCGAATTTCGACAATGGCGGAACCTGGACATTGTCACCCCGATGCAAACCAAG GTGGTTCCATGCTAGGATTCTCTTTAACTTCTCCGGATCTGGTTGTTGTTGCCGGTTTGCCTGATACACCTAGAGACAGTTATGGAGTTTCAGATGACTTCTTGAAGAATAGATATCCGAAGAATATGGAAAATTCTGCAGAGCTCTCGTTTGAAGAAGGCATCAATGGGTCTGCATTGTGGCCAGCTTTGAAGGAAGATATGTTCCTTGACGCTTCTTTCGAGCTTCTTCCACCACCGCAAACTGAAGAGAAGACTGAAAGCTCATGTCCAGTTTTAAGCATAAATGTTGGATCTATGGATAGGGCTGTGGAATCAAGTGGAGTCAATTATATAGAGGACACTTGTTTTATCGGTGGCGATACTGTACGAACCGATGCTATAATTGGGGAAGGAGAATGTTTCCCTCTATACCAAACAGCACGCTTTGGAAGCTTCTCATATAAATTTTTGTCCTTGGAGTCTGGAAATTACCTTCTTGATCTGCATTTTGCAGAGATTGTGTTCACTGATGGTCCTCGTGGGATGAGAGTGTTTGATGTCTACGTGcaagaaaagaag GCTCTTTCCAGCTTAGACATATATGCTCGCGTAGGTGCAAACAGCCCTTTGGTTATTTCTGATTTGAAAACTTCTGTTGATGGTGATGAGGGCTTGTACATCAGATTCGAAGGATTAATGGGAAGCCCAATTGTATGTGGAATTTCTGTGAGGAAAGATTGCCATGCAA GCTTCCGAGGAGGTGAGTCACTTGAATTTATGGGAATGTCTCAAATGCAAGAATGCAACTCACCAGAA GATACTGGGGACTGTAAGGAGGAAGGAGAAACTCAGAAGCTGCAAAGAGATTACGAGCTTCAGAAGAAATTACTAACAGAAGCAAAGAGGGATTTAAAGGAGCTTAGGCAGGAGAACGAACTCAAGAACAGAGAATGCAAAGAAGCTTGGAATTCCTTGAAGGAGCTTCAAAATGAGCTCATGCGCAAATCAATGCATGTTGGATCTTTGG CTTTTGCCATTGAAGGGCAAGTTAAAGAAAAGGGCAAATGGTTTTCATCATTGAGAgacttgaaaagaaaattgaag ATTTTGAAAATGGAGCAAAACAACCTATCAGATGAGGCATTGGCATGTAGAAGCTTCCTTGCAGATATGAATGAAATCAACTCTATCATTCTGTCCAAGA TGAATCAACAAGTTGATCAATATGAAGACCTCAAGTTTAAATTCATGGAAGGAGCGCAGGAACAAAAAAAACTGTACAACAAGGTTTTGGAATTGAAAG GGAATATTAGGGTCTTTTGTCGGTGCAGGCCTTTAAACACTGAAGAAATCGCAGCAGGAGCTTCTATGACAATTGATtttgaatcttccaaagatggtGAGCTTACAGTAAAATCAAATGGGACAAGCAAAAAGACTTTCAAGTTTGATGCTGTTTTTAGCCCCCAGGCCGACCAAG TTGACGTTTTCAAGGACACTGCACCATTCGCCACCTCAGTTCTAGATGGTTACAATGCCTGCATATTTGCTTACGGTCAAACTGGGACTGGGAAGACTTTCACTATGGAAGGTACAGATGAAGCTCGCGGGGTTAACTTTCGTACTCTTGCTGAGTTATTTCGCATCATCAAGGAGCGAGAGAATATTTTTCGATATGATATATCTGTTAGTGTCTTAGAAGTTTATAATGAGCAAATACGGGATTTGCTCGTCTCGAATACCCAGCCTGGAGTTGCTGCAAAGAG ACTTGAAATAAGGCAAGTAGGTGAGGGAATTCATCATGTCCCTGGACTGGCTGAGGCCCATGTCAACAACATGAGTGAGGTTTGGGAAGTTCTACAGACTGGCAGTAATGCAAGGGCAGTTGGATCAACTAATGCTAACGAGTACAGCAGCCGCTCCCACTG CATACACTGTGTGATGGTGAAGGGAGTGAATTTGTTGAACGGAGAATGCACACGAAGCAAACTATGGCTGATTGACCTGGCAGGTAGTGAGCGAGTAGCCAAGATAGAAGTGCAAGGAGAACGACTTAAGGAAACTCAAAATATTAATCGATCTCTGTCAGCACTTGGAGATGTTATATCAGCTCTTGCAACCAAAAGCCCACACATTCCTTTTAG GAACTCAAAACTCACCCACTTGCTTCAAGACTCTTTAG GTGGAGACTCGAAGACACTTATGTTTGTACAGATCAGTCCTAATGAGTGCGACTTGAATGAAACACTTTGCTCACTCAACTTTGCAAGTAGGGTACGAGGAATAGAATTGGGTCCTGCAAAGAAGCAGTTGGACAGTGCTGAACTTCTGAAGTACAAACAAATG GCTGAGAAGAGCAAGCTAGACATAAGGAGCAAGGAACTGCAAATTAAAAAGATGGAAGAAACAGTCTATGGTCTAGAtttgaagatgaaagaaaaagACCTAAAAAATAAGAGCCTTCAAGAGAAA GTGAGGGAATTGGAATCACAGCTTCTAGTAGAGAGAAAGCTAGCTAGGCAGCATGTGGACTCAAAAGTGATTGAGCAGCTCCAGCCAAAACATCAATTGAAACAAGAGCAAGAAGAGCAAAATACTGCAGCAATGAGGCCTCCACTTGTGATCCGACCATTTGGAAGTCACAAGAATTTCAATGAATCAGCTAATACTGCACCAAGCAAGGACCAAACAAATCGTACTCGGCCACTTGCAGAGAACATTAGCTGCAAACCATCAATACCCCTTCCTCCAATAGATAGCTTTGTCAAATACAAGGATCCCATGGAGAAAGAAAACAATCCTCAGATGGCTGAACATCCTCCACTGCCAAAGACAACTGGGAGAGCCTCAATATGCACAACAGATCGTCAGGTCCTAGTAAGTCGTCCAGCTCCACGGCGAAACTCTCTAATCCCACTTCCTAATGCCCCAAGTTCAGCACTGTTTCTGCCGCCGTCAGTATCATTACCACCATTTGAAGCCAATGGGAAAGAAGATACGGACAGTTCTGAAGTTTCCTGCTTTCCAGAACAGACTCCTGCTGATAGCCCTAAAGGACTTAAAAGTGGGGGTAAGAAGCTGAACAGTGTATTGAGACGGAGCCTTCAAAAGAAAATTCAACTGAAGTCCCCAATGCAGCTGCACGCTCGAAAAGGTGGTGTCAATGTGGCAATGGAGAGAGTAAGAGTCTCCATTGGAAGCAAAGGCAGGGTGGCACATAGAATACTGCTTGGCAATGCTAGAAGGGTGGGAACAAAAGAAACACAGCAGCATCAAAACCGAAAGGAAAAAGAGAGGGGATGGAATATTGGAACAACAGGGAAAACTGTTATATAA